In one window of Posidoniimonas corsicana DNA:
- a CDS encoding glycoside hydrolase family 76 protein, translated as MRRHPEQAPHGQDVHPMIAASPPLIIRRLAALCVLLAASPSVGEAVALSVLQGWGEAVATEIDSSLRVPGTNLYAETASLGGGQSGGINGRSFVWPASTQFRVLNSLLQSEPNASTTVLRQFSNELRRSYWDDGYRSGAGAGDRFYDDNAHIAVALVEAYNLTDDPVYLARAIDTYKFVLEGEDTAAGGGIYFKQFDFSSKDAISTLQGARSAAMLFRATGEAAYLADATRLLEWANSHIQLSNGLFNQGYLIAEGTPSGVEIVNSAGVGISANLELYAATSEAGYLSEAQRIATASLGRYFDSATGRINDEGYWAYELVDALNDLYLTDKDPRWRTAVHGALAWLNANKQDPNTHYDLFWGRNGPIVDTLSEWNLNEQASVARAYLDTALTMLTGDANLDGLLTAADVRTFVSVWQSDTSGHDTLGRLRRGDFNLDGLTDVQDSYAFQEAMDEAGVEITPAQLAAIGLLLPGDYNDDGLVDAADYSVWRDSLGGPAGSLPNDLDGGVIGQNQYSTWRENYGAAGASSAAATRTPEPTAVACLLTAAGLTTRRRPRAA; from the coding sequence ATGCGGCGCCATCCCGAGCAGGCGCCCCACGGCCAGGACGTGCATCCGATGATCGCCGCCAGCCCACCCCTGATAATCCGTCGGCTCGCGGCGTTGTGCGTTCTGCTCGCCGCATCGCCGTCGGTCGGCGAGGCGGTCGCGTTGTCGGTGCTGCAGGGCTGGGGAGAAGCGGTCGCAACAGAGATCGACAGCTCGCTCCGCGTCCCGGGCACGAACCTATACGCTGAGACCGCGTCGCTAGGAGGCGGCCAGTCGGGTGGGATCAACGGCCGTTCGTTCGTGTGGCCCGCCAGCACGCAGTTCCGCGTGCTGAACTCGCTACTCCAGTCCGAGCCCAACGCCAGCACGACCGTGCTGCGTCAGTTCTCCAACGAGTTGCGTCGATCCTACTGGGACGACGGGTACCGCTCTGGGGCCGGCGCCGGCGACCGCTTCTACGACGACAACGCCCACATCGCCGTCGCCCTGGTCGAAGCCTACAACCTGACCGACGATCCGGTCTACCTCGCGCGGGCAATCGACACCTACAAGTTCGTCCTCGAGGGCGAGGATACGGCGGCGGGCGGCGGGATCTACTTCAAGCAGTTCGACTTCTCGTCGAAAGACGCCATCTCAACGCTGCAGGGCGCCCGCAGCGCCGCGATGCTCTTCCGGGCAACCGGCGAGGCGGCCTACCTTGCCGACGCGACCCGACTGCTCGAATGGGCCAACTCCCATATCCAGCTCTCCAACGGGCTATTCAATCAAGGCTACCTGATCGCAGAGGGAACGCCCTCGGGCGTGGAGATCGTCAACTCGGCTGGCGTGGGGATTTCAGCAAACCTCGAGTTGTACGCCGCTACGTCCGAAGCGGGCTACCTTTCCGAGGCGCAGCGCATCGCCACGGCGAGCCTCGGCCGGTACTTCGACTCCGCCACCGGACGCATCAACGATGAGGGTTACTGGGCCTACGAACTGGTCGACGCGTTGAATGACCTCTACCTAACCGACAAGGACCCACGGTGGCGCACCGCGGTGCACGGAGCGCTGGCGTGGCTCAACGCCAACAAGCAGGACCCGAACACCCACTACGACCTGTTCTGGGGCCGCAACGGGCCGATCGTCGACACGCTTTCCGAGTGGAACCTCAACGAGCAGGCATCAGTCGCCCGGGCGTACCTCGACACGGCGCTCACCATGCTTACCGGCGACGCCAACCTGGACGGGCTGCTCACGGCCGCCGATGTCCGGACGTTCGTCAGCGTCTGGCAGTCGGACACCTCCGGACACGACACCCTGGGCCGCCTGCGGAGGGGTGATTTCAACCTCGATGGGCTGACCGACGTCCAGGACTCCTACGCCTTCCAGGAGGCGATGGACGAGGCCGGGGTTGAGATCACCCCGGCGCAACTTGCGGCCATCGGCTTGCTGCTGCCTGGCGACTACAACGACGACGGACTCGTCGACGCAGCCGACTACAGCGTGTGGCGCGACAGCCTAGGTGGGCCCGCCGGCTCGCTGCCGAACGACCTGGACGGCGGCGTCATCGGCCAGAATCAGTACTCGACGTGGCGGGAGAACTACGGCGCCGCCGGCGCCTCGTCGGCCGCCGCGACGCGGACGCCTGAGCCCACCGCGGTAGCCTGCCTGCTTACCGCCGCCGGCCTCACCACACGCCGGCGTCCTCGAGCTGCTTAG
- a CDS encoding uracil-DNA glycosylase family protein, translating into MSAADSAVAAAKKLAKQIDKLRFAEPVACVYNPLTYAWAAHEAYLRQIPAGGVRVLMLGMNPGPWGMAQTGVPFGQVASVRDWMKIDAPIKQPKQLHPKRPIQGLECPRSEVSGERLWGLMRDRFKTPTLFFKEHLVANYCPLAFMEESGRNRTPDHLPAEERAPIAELCDAHLAAVIEAVQPEWAVGVGRYAEKCLQRVAGDRARVTTILHPSPASPAANRGWAAAATKQLEDAGVW; encoded by the coding sequence ATGTCCGCCGCTGACTCCGCCGTTGCCGCTGCCAAGAAACTCGCCAAGCAGATCGACAAGCTCCGCTTCGCCGAACCGGTGGCGTGCGTCTACAACCCGCTGACCTACGCCTGGGCCGCCCACGAGGCCTACCTCCGCCAGATCCCCGCCGGCGGGGTGCGGGTGCTGATGCTCGGCATGAACCCCGGCCCATGGGGCATGGCTCAGACCGGCGTGCCGTTTGGCCAGGTGGCGTCCGTGCGGGACTGGATGAAGATCGACGCGCCGATCAAGCAGCCCAAGCAGCTGCACCCCAAGCGGCCGATCCAGGGACTGGAGTGCCCGCGGAGCGAGGTCTCTGGCGAGCGGCTCTGGGGGCTGATGCGGGACCGCTTCAAGACGCCCACACTGTTCTTCAAGGAGCACCTGGTCGCCAACTACTGCCCACTGGCGTTCATGGAGGAGTCGGGCCGCAACCGCACGCCCGACCACCTGCCCGCCGAGGAACGCGCGCCGATCGCTGAGTTGTGTGACGCCCACCTCGCCGCGGTGATCGAAGCGGTGCAGCCCGAGTGGGCGGTGGGCGTGGGCCGCTACGCGGAGAAGTGCCTGCAGCGGGTCGCCGGTGACAGGGCGAGGGTCACCACCATCCTGCACCCCAGCCCGGCCAGCCCGGCGGCGAACCGCGGCTGGGCCGCGGCCGCGACTAAGCAGCTCGAGGACGCCGGCGTGTGGTGA
- a CDS encoding tetratricopeptide repeat protein — protein sequence MKNHPLQYLAAVAVALLITQPAAAQTDRVKTTSGVKTGTVTQVGPLGVTVERSGRETPISVAAIRTIQFGDEPSELTKARVNALSGAYAKALESLAQVDAASLKRDEVKQEVEFYTAYCRAKQALVGEGSVSSAGSELNNFVKNNRQSFHFLEANELLGDMLVALGRSDDAVKRYEVLARSRLPAFKIRSAVLVGKTLQAAGQHDEAIQRFSQAEAMAGDSDDDKPQLLAAQLGRAVSLGATGKVDEGVELVRSVIAEADPEEQQLHADAYNALGGCYLLADRTKEALFAYLHVDLLYDSDPAAHAEALYHLGQLWEAIGQSSKALDARKTLKAEYASSKWANR from the coding sequence ATGAAGAACCACCCACTCCAGTACCTCGCGGCCGTAGCGGTCGCGCTGTTGATCACGCAACCCGCGGCCGCTCAGACCGATCGGGTGAAGACCACCTCCGGGGTCAAGACCGGCACGGTCACCCAGGTCGGCCCGCTCGGCGTGACGGTCGAGCGGAGCGGCCGCGAGACGCCGATCTCGGTCGCCGCGATCCGCACCATCCAGTTCGGCGACGAGCCGTCCGAGCTCACCAAGGCCCGCGTCAACGCGCTCAGCGGCGCGTACGCCAAGGCGCTGGAGAGCCTAGCGCAGGTCGACGCTGCGTCACTCAAACGGGACGAGGTCAAGCAGGAGGTCGAGTTCTACACGGCCTACTGCCGGGCGAAGCAGGCGCTCGTGGGCGAGGGATCCGTGTCCAGCGCCGGCTCCGAGCTGAACAACTTTGTGAAGAACAACCGGCAGAGCTTCCACTTCCTCGAGGCCAACGAGCTGCTGGGGGACATGCTGGTCGCGCTCGGCAGAAGCGACGACGCGGTCAAGCGGTACGAGGTGCTCGCCCGGAGCCGCCTGCCCGCGTTCAAGATCCGCTCGGCCGTGCTGGTCGGCAAGACGCTGCAGGCCGCCGGTCAGCACGATGAAGCCATCCAGCGGTTCTCCCAGGCCGAAGCCATGGCCGGCGACTCCGACGACGACAAGCCTCAGCTGCTGGCCGCGCAGCTTGGCCGAGCGGTCAGCCTGGGCGCCACCGGCAAGGTGGACGAGGGCGTGGAGCTGGTCCGCTCCGTCATCGCCGAGGCCGACCCCGAGGAGCAGCAGCTGCACGCCGACGCCTACAACGCCCTGGGCGGCTGCTACCTGCTGGCCGACCGCACCAAGGAGGCGCTCTTCGCCTACCTGCACGTCGACCTGCTGTACGACTCTGACCCCGCCGCCCACGCCGAGGCGCTCTACCACCTCGGCCAGCTGTGGGAAGCGATCGGCCAGTCCTCCAAGGCGCTCGACGCGCGCAAGACGCTCAAGGCCGAGTACGCGTCGAGCAAGTGGGCAAACCGCTAG
- a CDS encoding UvrB/UvrC motif-containing protein → MKCQRCEKPATFHITDLVDGEPKELHLCEQCAHTFLSPEEEESNEVIPAMAGLIAQAAVGETAEDLARLDERVCPFCGISFLEFRKQGRLGCPHDYAHFTRELEPLLVNIHGETHHVGKSPRHSVQDAEQQTQLIRLRREMKQAVAEENYERASELRDEIKSIEGARAS, encoded by the coding sequence ATGAAATGCCAACGCTGCGAGAAACCGGCTACGTTCCACATCACCGACCTGGTGGACGGCGAGCCCAAGGAGCTGCACCTGTGTGAGCAGTGCGCCCACACGTTCTTGTCGCCCGAGGAAGAGGAGTCCAACGAGGTCATCCCCGCTATGGCAGGCCTGATTGCCCAGGCGGCGGTGGGGGAAACCGCCGAGGACCTCGCGCGGCTCGACGAGCGAGTCTGCCCGTTCTGCGGGATCAGTTTCCTGGAGTTCCGCAAGCAGGGCCGGCTGGGCTGCCCCCACGACTACGCCCACTTCACCCGTGAGCTCGAGCCGCTGCTGGTGAACATCCACGGAGAGACGCATCACGTCGGCAAATCGCCCCGGCACAGCGTTCAGGACGCCGAGCAGCAGACCCAGCTCATCCGGCTGCGACGCGAGATGAAGCAGGCCGTGGCGGAAGAGAACTACGAGCGCGCGTCCGAGCTCCGCGACGAGATCAAGTCGATCGAGGGCGCCCGCGCCTCGTAG
- a CDS encoding sialate O-acetylesterase: MLRSYLARLAARTGVCLLAAAAAAALLPAPALADVKLPNIFSDHMVLQRNQANKVWGQAEPGESVRVTIADQSHEATADEEGLWSVELDSLDAGGPHTLLAKGKNEVAVNDVLVGEVWVCSGQSNMQWSINNSYDADLEKLVANNPKLRMINFPQVGVQEPIFSHDDRRWMLSSQDNIGNFSAVGYYFGKQLQETLGVPVGMINNAWGGSACEAWINRDEIKQAGFDKLMERWEQMESEYDELATVDEPTDEQRRRLRDLRRNMRGNARPANIYNGVLKSHLGYGIRGAIWYQGETNAGRSYQYRELFPLMISNWREEWGQGDFPFYWVQLADFMGESDQPEESGWAELREAQTMTQDKLPNTGEAVIIDIGEGRDIHPRNKRDVGNRLARLALANDYGYEIAHRSPRFSSMEVADGKAVLSFDHVDGGLRPFDTNDPVGFAIAGTDKKFVWAQAKVVDGDRIEVWSDEVSEPAAVRYGWGNNPVVNVYDGAHLPLTPFRTDDWPGVTINNH; encoded by the coding sequence ATGCTTCGCTCATACCTTGCTCGACTGGCTGCCCGCACCGGCGTATGCCTCCTTGCTGCTGCCGCGGCGGCGGCCCTGTTGCCGGCGCCCGCCCTGGCGGACGTCAAGCTTCCCAACATCTTCAGCGACCACATGGTGCTGCAGCGGAACCAGGCGAACAAGGTGTGGGGCCAGGCGGAGCCGGGCGAGAGCGTGCGCGTGACGATCGCGGATCAGTCGCACGAGGCGACCGCCGACGAAGAGGGACTGTGGTCGGTTGAGCTCGACTCGTTGGACGCCGGCGGCCCCCACACGCTGCTGGCCAAGGGCAAAAACGAGGTCGCCGTGAACGACGTGCTGGTCGGCGAGGTGTGGGTCTGCTCCGGCCAATCCAACATGCAGTGGAGTATCAACAACAGTTACGACGCCGACCTCGAGAAACTGGTCGCAAACAACCCCAAGCTGCGGATGATCAACTTCCCACAGGTGGGCGTGCAGGAGCCGATCTTCTCGCACGACGACCGCCGTTGGATGCTCAGCTCGCAGGACAACATCGGGAACTTCTCGGCGGTGGGCTACTACTTCGGCAAGCAGTTGCAGGAGACCCTCGGCGTGCCCGTCGGCATGATCAACAACGCATGGGGCGGCTCGGCGTGCGAGGCCTGGATCAACCGAGACGAGATCAAGCAGGCCGGGTTCGACAAGCTGATGGAGCGTTGGGAACAGATGGAGTCAGAGTACGATGAACTCGCGACGGTAGACGAGCCGACCGACGAGCAGCGGCGGCGCCTGCGGGACCTGCGGCGCAACATGCGTGGCAACGCCCGGCCGGCTAACATTTACAACGGCGTCCTCAAGAGCCACCTCGGCTACGGGATCCGCGGCGCCATCTGGTACCAGGGCGAGACCAACGCAGGACGCTCGTATCAGTACCGCGAGCTCTTCCCACTGATGATCTCCAACTGGCGTGAGGAGTGGGGCCAGGGCGACTTCCCGTTCTATTGGGTGCAGCTGGCCGACTTCATGGGCGAATCCGACCAGCCCGAAGAGAGCGGCTGGGCCGAGCTCCGCGAGGCCCAGACGATGACCCAAGACAAGCTGCCCAACACGGGCGAGGCGGTGATCATCGACATCGGCGAGGGCCGCGACATCCACCCCCGTAACAAGCGGGATGTCGGCAACCGTCTGGCCCGGTTGGCGCTCGCCAACGACTACGGCTACGAGATTGCCCATCGGAGCCCGCGGTTCAGCTCGATGGAGGTCGCCGACGGCAAGGCCGTTCTGAGCTTCGACCACGTTGACGGCGGCCTGCGGCCGTTCGACACCAACGACCCGGTCGGCTTCGCCATCGCCGGGACCGACAAGAAGTTTGTCTGGGCCCAGGCGAAGGTTGTCGACGGCGACCGGATCGAGGTCTGGAGCGACGAGGTCAGTGAGCCGGCGGCGGTTCGCTACGGCTGGGGCAACAACCCGGTGGTCAACGTCTACGACGGCGCCCACCTGCCGCTCACTCCGTTCCGCACCGACGACTGGCCGGGCGTGACCATCAACAACCATTAG
- a CDS encoding RNA polymerase sigma factor: MSLSRADFHVLIEEHASALYRLAYRLVGSPHDAEDIVQETMRSAWTSRERFEQGRGERAWLAAILRRRVVDRWRRSGRVPVAAGERVMDVACEAEDPLAHEYTDEMQYALSKLSPELRESLLLVVVGELTHQQTADELGVPLGTVLSRVSRARRRLRQYLLSVSKR, encoded by the coding sequence GTGTCGCTATCAAGGGCCGATTTTCACGTCCTGATCGAGGAGCATGCCTCCGCATTGTACCGGCTGGCCTACCGCCTGGTGGGTTCGCCGCACGACGCGGAGGACATCGTGCAGGAAACCATGCGTAGCGCATGGACCAGCCGAGAGCGATTCGAGCAGGGTCGAGGCGAACGGGCCTGGCTAGCGGCAATTTTGCGGCGGCGTGTCGTCGACCGCTGGCGGCGTTCCGGGAGAGTCCCGGTCGCGGCTGGCGAGCGTGTGATGGACGTCGCTTGCGAGGCCGAGGATCCGTTGGCTCACGAGTATACCGACGAGATGCAGTACGCACTCTCCAAGCTGTCCCCCGAACTCCGAGAGTCGCTGCTCTTGGTTGTCGTGGGAGAGCTTACCCACCAGCAGACCGCTGACGAATTGGGCGTGCCGTTAGGAACGGTGCTCTCACGCGTCAGTCGGGCCCGCCGGCGACTCCGCCAATACCTCCTCAGCGTCTCCAAGCGATAG
- a CDS encoding MotA/TolQ/ExbB proton channel family protein → MRSPLAPFGPRGLTGSLSFALLIGVLATPGVALAQDGDAGNAAAQIEQMNYLTWVATSLGWGYSIVFLALSFTLVALFVMNLLQASRGNVVPAELTESFEEHLNAKQYTEAYELANADESFLGKVLSAGLGKLSGGQSYAHAIEAMQEVGEEENMKLEHRLSYMALIGTISPMIGLMGTVQGMISAFQTIATTASGAPNPSDLAGDISTALFTTLAGLMIAIPAIAAYNILRNRIARLVLEVGIVSEGLMSRFQNVGGGKKVE, encoded by the coding sequence ATGCGGTCACCACTCGCCCCGTTCGGCCCCCGCGGCCTGACGGGCTCCCTCTCGTTCGCGTTGCTCATCGGCGTGCTCGCCACGCCCGGCGTGGCGCTTGCCCAGGACGGGGACGCCGGCAACGCCGCCGCGCAGATCGAGCAGATGAACTACCTGACCTGGGTGGCCACCTCGCTCGGCTGGGGCTACAGCATCGTGTTCCTGGCGCTCTCGTTTACGCTGGTCGCGTTGTTCGTCATGAACCTGCTGCAGGCCAGCCGCGGCAACGTGGTGCCGGCCGAGCTCACCGAGAGCTTCGAGGAGCACCTCAACGCCAAGCAGTACACCGAGGCCTACGAGCTGGCCAACGCCGACGAGTCGTTCCTCGGCAAGGTGCTCTCCGCCGGCCTGGGCAAGCTGTCCGGCGGCCAGAGCTACGCCCACGCCATCGAGGCCATGCAGGAGGTCGGCGAAGAGGAGAACATGAAGCTCGAGCACCGCCTGAGCTACATGGCGCTGATCGGCACCATCAGCCCGATGATCGGCCTGATGGGCACCGTGCAGGGCATGATCAGCGCGTTCCAGACCATCGCCACCACCGCCAGCGGCGCCCCCAACCCGAGCGACCTGGCCGGCGACATCTCGACCGCGCTGTTCACCACCCTGGCCGGACTGATGATCGCCATCCCGGCGATCGCCGCGTACAACATCCTCCGCAACCGCATCGCCCGCCTGGTGCTGGAAGTCGGCATCGTCAGCGAGGGCCTGATGAGCCGCTTCCAAAACGTCGGCGGAGGCAAGAAGGTAGAGTAG
- a CDS encoding alpha/beta hydrolase, producing MTCNPLGHAARRSLGVVVALCLLATEPATAQPPAPTVNDLVYAKTVSDSGEPIELHLDLWMPLDRSARPRPLVIWVHGGAWLAGSYNAPPPGLRQLLRRGFAVASVQYRLSSQAIAPAQIHDIKGAVRFLRANAARRQLDPERFAVWGASAGGHLAALLATSGGVAESEGDVGGNVDQPSGVQAAVDYFGPTDLLRMQTDVADPPGSAIDHDAPDSPESKLLGFTGPGRGVGVLREAADSRLTEFASEIALAKLMNPIEHVDAHDPPIFIAHGEDDNVVPIEQSVRLAQKLAEAGVPHELQRVAGAGHGFRAMSADVNSAAVDFLAERIGPATQKRRQADAGSAE from the coding sequence ATGACCTGCAATCCACTCGGTCACGCAGCGCGACGGTCGTTGGGCGTCGTCGTGGCGTTGTGCCTGTTGGCGACCGAACCCGCTACGGCGCAGCCGCCAGCGCCGACAGTCAACGACCTGGTCTACGCAAAGACCGTGTCCGACAGCGGCGAACCGATCGAGCTGCACCTGGACTTGTGGATGCCGCTGGACCGGTCTGCCAGACCGCGCCCGCTAGTAATCTGGGTCCACGGCGGGGCGTGGCTGGCCGGCAGCTACAACGCTCCGCCCCCGGGGCTGCGGCAGCTCCTGAGACGCGGGTTCGCGGTGGCGTCGGTGCAGTACCGCCTTTCTAGTCAAGCCATTGCGCCCGCGCAGATCCACGACATCAAAGGCGCAGTGCGTTTCCTGCGGGCCAACGCAGCCAGGCGTCAGCTCGATCCCGAGCGGTTCGCCGTGTGGGGGGCGTCGGCCGGCGGGCACCTGGCCGCGCTGCTGGCGACCTCCGGCGGGGTCGCGGAGTCGGAAGGTGACGTCGGCGGCAACGTCGACCAGCCGAGCGGCGTCCAGGCCGCGGTCGACTACTTTGGCCCAACGGACCTGTTGCGGATGCAGACCGACGTGGCGGATCCCCCCGGGAGCGCTATCGATCACGACGCGCCCGACTCGCCAGAGTCGAAACTGCTAGGGTTCACCGGACCCGGTCGGGGGGTAGGTGTGCTCCGCGAGGCTGCCGATAGTCGCCTGACAGAGTTTGCGAGCGAGATTGCCCTGGCGAAGCTGATGAACCCGATCGAGCATGTCGATGCCCACGACCCACCGATTTTCATTGCGCACGGCGAAGACGACAACGTCGTGCCGATTGAGCAGAGTGTGCGGTTGGCCCAGAAACTGGCAGAGGCTGGCGTGCCCCACGAGCTTCAGCGTGTCGCCGGCGCAGGGCACGGGTTTCGAGCCATGTCGGCTGACGTGAATTCGGCGGCCGTCGACTTCCTGGCCGAACGTATCGGCCCGGCCACGCAGAAGCGGCGACAGGCTGACGCCGGTTCTGCCGAGTAG
- a CDS encoding protein arginine kinase, which translates to MGLDLNELAQSCGEWLRGTGPEPDIVVSSRVRLARNLAEFPFIAKATEVDRAEIERILRERIEALQAEDRLPRNLTFLDVGELAELDRRFLVERQLISRELADSEGARAVAVDPQEQFSVMVNEEDHLRIQVMRSGLDLQATWEAANRLDDLIEEQVTYAYSDKLGYLTACPTNVGTGARVSVMVHLPALVITRQIDKVFRSLQKISLAVRGLYGEGSQAMGDFYQISNQVTLGLSEEELTKKVADVVPVLLDYERQARDFLIRESQETLHDRVSRAYGILRTAQTITSEETLHLLSSVRLGINLGLIKDVETPTINKLFIHTQPAHLQKLAGMELDSSDRAIERASYLRKHLANGGEGPAAN; encoded by the coding sequence ATGGGCCTCGACCTCAACGAACTTGCGCAGAGCTGCGGCGAATGGCTGCGGGGCACGGGCCCCGAGCCGGACATCGTCGTAAGCAGCCGCGTGCGGTTGGCCCGCAACCTGGCCGAGTTCCCCTTCATCGCCAAGGCGACCGAAGTTGACCGGGCGGAGATCGAGCGGATCCTCCGCGAGCGCATCGAGGCTCTGCAGGCCGAGGACCGGCTGCCCCGCAACCTCACGTTCCTGGACGTGGGCGAGCTGGCCGAGCTGGATCGGCGGTTCCTGGTCGAGCGGCAGCTGATCAGCCGCGAACTGGCCGACAGCGAGGGTGCCCGCGCCGTGGCGGTCGACCCGCAGGAGCAATTCAGCGTGATGGTCAACGAGGAGGACCACCTGCGGATTCAGGTGATGCGCAGCGGGCTCGACCTGCAGGCTACCTGGGAGGCCGCCAACCGGCTGGACGACCTGATCGAGGAGCAGGTCACCTACGCCTACAGCGACAAGCTCGGTTACCTAACCGCCTGCCCCACGAATGTCGGCACCGGCGCGCGGGTGAGCGTCATGGTCCACCTGCCGGCGCTGGTGATCACGCGGCAGATCGACAAGGTGTTCCGCAGCCTGCAGAAGATCAGTCTGGCGGTGCGTGGCCTGTACGGCGAGGGCTCGCAGGCGATGGGCGACTTCTACCAGATCAGCAATCAGGTGACCCTCGGGCTGAGCGAAGAAGAGCTGACCAAGAAGGTGGCCGACGTGGTCCCGGTGCTGCTGGACTACGAACGCCAGGCCCGCGACTTCCTGATCCGTGAGAGCCAAGAGACCCTGCACGACCGCGTCAGCCGCGCGTACGGGATCCTCCGCACCGCGCAGACCATCACCAGCGAAGAGACGCTGCACCTGCTCTCCAGCGTCCGCCTAGGCATCAACCTGGGCCTGATCAAGGACGTCGAGACGCCCACCATCAACAAGCTCTTCATCCACACCCAGCCCGCCCATCTGCAGAAGCTTGCCGGCATGGAGCTGGACTCGTCGGACCGCGCGATCGAACGCGCCTCCTACCTCCGCAAGCACCTGGCGAACGGCGGCGAAGGCCCCGCCGCCAACTAG
- a CDS encoding L-lactate permease, protein MGDIGLSILAALPLIVVGVLLVGFRTPAKFAMPVGYVCVVALAAGVWDVSAAQVTAASVKGLTITAEILLIVFGAVLLLRTLECTGAMQAIRSSVSNASPDQRVQVIVVAWLFGSFVEGSSGFGTPAALAAPLLVGLGFPPLAAVFAGLAIQCTPVSFGAAGTPILVGVSTGLSGSPEVQQYAASLGYASEADWRGFLQAIGLRVAVLHAAIGTLVPLLMTALMTRFFGPNRSFRDGLSVWPFALFAALAMTVPYLAAAWLLGPEFPALAGGLVGLVVVALALKLGFFRSYADSPWRFEPTTPHSHTDAVEQDAPTVPISAVWAWAPYALAAALLLLTRTAPAVKQALTSFVIPVASPLGASFSRSVAPLYSPGTIFVVVSLLAFAAFHRRGGRPWRTYGGEWRAAAATVARASVALLFAVPLVQVFILSGGGTAGHESMPLSLAAGVESVVGSAWPTVAPTVGGLGAAVAGSNTISNMMFSLFQFDVAVRIGADPLWVVALQAVGGAAGNTICVHNIVAASAVVGVSGQEGVLIRKTWWVFFYYVLAAGAAGIVLAGR, encoded by the coding sequence ATGGGCGACATTGGCCTCAGCATCCTCGCCGCGCTGCCGCTGATTGTTGTCGGCGTGCTGCTGGTAGGGTTCCGCACGCCCGCCAAGTTCGCGATGCCGGTCGGGTACGTGTGCGTGGTCGCGCTGGCTGCTGGTGTGTGGGACGTTTCAGCCGCGCAGGTCACCGCCGCTTCGGTTAAGGGGCTCACAATCACGGCCGAAATCCTGCTGATCGTCTTCGGCGCGGTGCTTCTGCTCCGCACGCTGGAGTGCACCGGCGCGATGCAGGCGATCCGCAGCAGCGTGTCGAATGCCTCGCCCGATCAACGCGTGCAGGTGATTGTGGTCGCGTGGCTGTTCGGATCCTTTGTGGAAGGCTCGTCGGGCTTCGGCACTCCCGCCGCGCTAGCGGCGCCGCTGCTGGTCGGGCTTGGGTTCCCGCCGCTGGCGGCGGTCTTCGCGGGGCTGGCGATCCAGTGTACGCCGGTGTCGTTCGGGGCGGCGGGGACGCCGATCCTGGTGGGGGTCTCCACCGGACTGTCGGGCAGCCCGGAGGTTCAGCAGTACGCGGCATCGCTGGGGTACGCATCGGAAGCCGACTGGCGCGGGTTCCTGCAGGCGATCGGTCTACGCGTGGCGGTGCTACACGCGGCGATCGGCACGCTGGTCCCGCTCCTAATGACAGCGCTGATGACGCGATTCTTCGGCCCTAACCGCTCGTTCCGCGACGGGCTATCGGTTTGGCCGTTCGCCCTCTTCGCCGCACTAGCGATGACCGTGCCGTACCTGGCGGCGGCCTGGCTGCTTGGGCCTGAATTCCCCGCGTTGGCAGGGGGCTTGGTTGGGCTGGTCGTCGTCGCGTTGGCATTGAAGCTTGGCTTCTTCAGGAGCTACGCCGATTCGCCGTGGCGTTTCGAACCAACCACGCCGCACTCGCATACTGATGCCGTTGAGCAGGACGCCCCGACGGTGCCCATCAGCGCCGTGTGGGCATGGGCGCCCTACGCGTTGGCGGCGGCCCTGCTGCTTCTGACGCGAACCGCACCGGCCGTCAAACAAGCGTTGACGTCGTTCGTCATCCCGGTAGCCAGCCCGCTAGGCGCGTCGTTCTCGCGCAGCGTCGCGCCGCTTTATTCCCCAGGCACGATTTTCGTGGTGGTGTCGCTGCTGGCGTTCGCCGCCTTCCACCGCCGGGGCGGCCGTCCTTGGCGGACCTACGGCGGCGAGTGGCGTGCGGCGGCGGCTACGGTCGCTCGGGCCTCGGTCGCGTTGCTGTTTGCGGTGCCGCTGGTGCAGGTGTTCATCCTCAGCGGCGGGGGGACTGCCGGGCACGAGTCGATGCCGCTGTCGCTGGCGGCGGGCGTCGAGTCGGTGGTCGGATCGGCCTGGCCGACGGTTGCGCCGACGGTCGGTGGCCTGGGCGCCGCGGTCGCCGGCAGCAACACCATCAGCAACATGATGTTCTCGCTGTTCCAGTTTGACGTCGCGGTGCGGATCGGCGCCGACCCGCTGTGGGTAGTCGCGTTGCAGGCGGTCGGCGGAGCGGCCGGCAATACCATCTGCGTGCACAACATCGTCGCCGCGTCGGCGGTGGTCGGCGTCAGCGGTCAGGAGGGCGTGCTCATCCGCAAGACTTGGTGGGTCTTCTTCTACTATGTCCTGGCCGCAGGCGCCGCCGGAATCGTGCTCGCCGGGCGCTAG